A window of the Streptomyces sp. NBC_00250 genome harbors these coding sequences:
- a CDS encoding ATP/GTP-binding protein, producing the protein METDGTYESRDPFGGAAPPPAKEFPPVPRPAGPPSPGRPAAGPPAGLPPAPPVPAHLPAPAPAAPPRPAGAPGVRRPVAEWLDAPRPEAGLGIWRFRHVPPPPGGPARLAPATVAGMLIPVAVGLLIWSAYRRGTLPYMYAVLQTLTPGDWWYHGTTAPRDWHGQAAHAVFGGVVFVGLVCAIAALGSWGRIVRHYLGRFRAPVRAALAGAGALITLAFVWPEAFGLGWDPLPVGLPVLSLVSLVGGGYDVLESPFLVYPLYALITALVVWPFARVGEWASLFRAWRARSATGVTAPAPDAAPGIPRSQWPELREAGQHRAAELLVGELATGRMNDVDCARVRRAWHDTDRDAGRRAALVRTLIDQGAATGAHPSGDRDLPRRSADHDLLVDQVRIGRYAPAERTPPAYHGAGLALDPGLLGTSLLAVGPSGAGKTRALVAPVVEALTLQALTGTCAVVAVGAGSAPLGADEAYDVVVRVGDPASRYDLDLYAGTADADEAAAFLAEGLVGDLEGVETRRAVTVLAQLIGPYRTAYGHFPTVPVLRELLEARPETLRALLDLLPADSAQAMRRELDSRIRQVGTATDLGPVLADRLAALDRPVFAEFFGGGRDVRPFSLAAVAQHPMRVRISLPEGGHEEAARLLNRLLLAQFQSVTRDRTGRGHTAFLVLDDAASALTPGTVRALQRLRPQKSAVVLALRTLAEVPEALHGPLLAVVGCRMAFAGLPTWDGRAFAEAWGTERVETTEVAHHTVFADQPMTRAFHALRKLVTGKAVTTEAVTVREVERQRWSASDLAHDVPAGHAVLSLTHVRGEHTPPLLVDLRS; encoded by the coding sequence ATGGAGACCGACGGCACGTACGAGTCGCGCGACCCGTTCGGCGGTGCGGCACCACCCCCCGCGAAGGAGTTCCCACCGGTGCCACGCCCGGCGGGCCCGCCGTCGCCGGGCCGTCCGGCAGCCGGTCCGCCGGCCGGGCTTCCGCCCGCACCTCCCGTTCCCGCGCACCTCCCGGCCCCCGCGCCGGCGGCCCCGCCCCGGCCGGCCGGCGCCCCCGGAGTGCGCCGGCCCGTCGCCGAGTGGCTGGACGCCCCGCGCCCCGAGGCCGGTCTCGGCATCTGGCGGTTCCGGCACGTCCCGCCGCCGCCCGGCGGGCCCGCGCGGCTGGCCCCCGCCACCGTCGCCGGGATGCTGATCCCGGTGGCCGTCGGCCTGCTCATCTGGTCGGCCTACCGGCGCGGCACGCTCCCGTACATGTACGCGGTGCTCCAGACCCTCACCCCCGGCGACTGGTGGTACCACGGCACCACCGCGCCACGGGACTGGCACGGGCAAGCGGCGCACGCCGTCTTCGGCGGCGTCGTCTTCGTCGGGCTCGTCTGCGCGATCGCCGCGCTCGGCTCCTGGGGCAGGATCGTCCGCCACTACCTCGGCCGTTTCCGCGCGCCCGTCCGCGCCGCTCTCGCGGGCGCCGGAGCGCTGATCACCCTGGCGTTCGTCTGGCCGGAGGCCTTCGGACTGGGCTGGGACCCACTGCCCGTCGGCCTGCCCGTGCTCTCGCTCGTCTCCCTCGTCGGCGGCGGCTACGACGTCCTCGAATCCCCCTTCCTCGTCTATCCGCTGTACGCGCTCATCACCGCGCTCGTGGTGTGGCCCTTCGCCCGCGTCGGCGAATGGGCGAGCCTCTTCCGGGCCTGGCGCGCCCGCTCCGCCACGGGTGTCACCGCCCCGGCGCCCGACGCCGCACCGGGCATCCCCCGCTCCCAGTGGCCCGAACTGCGGGAAGCCGGTCAGCACCGCGCCGCCGAGCTGCTCGTGGGCGAACTGGCCACCGGCCGGATGAACGACGTCGACTGCGCCCGCGTCCGCCGCGCCTGGCACGACACCGACCGGGACGCCGGACGCCGGGCCGCCCTCGTCAGGACCCTGATCGACCAGGGCGCCGCGACGGGCGCCCACCCGTCCGGCGACCGCGACCTGCCACGCCGCTCGGCCGACCACGACCTGCTCGTGGACCAGGTCAGGATCGGCCGGTACGCGCCCGCCGAGCGCACCCCGCCCGCCTATCACGGCGCCGGACTCGCGCTCGACCCCGGACTCCTCGGCACCTCCCTCCTCGCCGTCGGCCCTTCCGGTGCCGGCAAGACCCGTGCCCTGGTCGCGCCCGTCGTCGAGGCCCTCACCCTCCAGGCGCTCACCGGCACCTGTGCCGTCGTCGCCGTCGGCGCGGGCTCGGCCCCGCTCGGTGCCGACGAGGCGTACGACGTCGTCGTCCGGGTCGGCGACCCCGCCTCCCGCTACGACCTCGACCTGTACGCGGGAACCGCCGACGCGGACGAGGCCGCCGCCTTCCTCGCCGAGGGGCTCGTCGGCGACCTGGAGGGCGTGGAGACCCGGCGCGCCGTCACCGTCCTCGCGCAGCTCATCGGTCCCTACCGGACCGCGTACGGACACTTCCCGACCGTCCCGGTCCTGCGCGAGCTGCTCGAAGCCCGGCCCGAGACCCTCCGTGCCCTGCTCGACCTGCTGCCGGCCGACAGCGCGCAGGCCATGCGCCGCGAGCTGGACTCCCGGATCCGCCAGGTCGGCACCGCGACCGACCTCGGCCCTGTGCTCGCCGACCGGCTCGCCGCCCTCGACCGGCCCGTCTTCGCCGAGTTCTTCGGCGGCGGCCGCGACGTGCGGCCCTTCTCCCTCGCGGCCGTCGCCCAGCACCCGATGCGGGTGCGGATCAGCCTGCCGGAGGGCGGCCACGAAGAAGCCGCCCGGCTCCTGAACCGGCTGCTCCTCGCCCAGTTCCAGTCCGTCACCCGGGACCGCACCGGGCGCGGTCACACCGCCTTCCTGGTACTCGACGACGCGGCCAGCGCCCTCACGCCCGGGACCGTACGGGCCCTCCAACGGCTGCGCCCGCAGAAGTCGGCCGTCGTCCTCGCCCTCCGTACCCTCGCCGAGGTGCCCGAGGCGCTCCACGGGCCGCTCCTCGCGGTGGTCGGCTGCCGGATGGCGTTCGCCGGCCTGCCCACCTGGGACGGCCGGGCCTTCGCCGAGGCGTGGGGCACCGAACGGGTGGAGACCACGGAGGTGGCCCATCACACCGTGTTCGCGGATCAGCCCATGACCCGGGCCTTCCACGCCCTGCGCAAACTGGTCACCGGCAAGGCCGTGACCACCGAGGCCGTCACCGTACGGGAAGTGGAGCGGCAGCGATGGTCGGCCTCCGATCTCGCCCACGACGTCCCCGCCGGGCATGCCGTGCTGTCCCTCACCCATGTGCGGGGCGAGCACACGCCACCCCTGCTGGTGGATCTGCGGAGCTGA
- a CDS encoding outer membrane protein assembly factor BamB family protein — protein MGGVLLAVVGGFALVFMAGSGYVPFFSMRTAWEAPYDRGASDRGNSSWLVGDTVARSRFDGVTGFDVGSGHKRWEYVVPGRADTCAVSPAATGSVVLLAYGLNDERCATVVALDLTDGRELWHTTAPGTAAYDTLVTGGGLGVLRDSTGRVRAVDLRTGASRWNAAVPKGCATGSVAAAEKQVLATVACGTEAKLAAFDPADGKERWTVPLDARRGVAANAEVRLLSAEPAVVSVADQADSGMRATLAFGPDGRPQGRIDDIGDYGSIEESAVGGGRLFAIASYEGSQSTWERVVAFDLATGDQVWRADLGNADLEQLDVTGGRVTTVSLDKKYGDGLYVFDAATGDEEEDRAFRERMGPSDALGELFTHGDRVVVVRWGAGQRPLSVYERW, from the coding sequence GTGGGGGGCGTCCTGCTCGCCGTCGTCGGCGGGTTCGCCCTCGTCTTCATGGCCGGTTCCGGGTATGTGCCGTTCTTCTCGATGAGGACCGCCTGGGAGGCCCCGTACGACCGCGGCGCGTCCGATCGCGGCAACAGCTCCTGGCTCGTCGGAGACACCGTCGCCCGCAGCCGCTTCGACGGCGTCACCGGCTTCGACGTCGGATCGGGGCACAAGCGCTGGGAGTACGTCGTGCCCGGCCGGGCGGACACCTGCGCCGTCAGTCCGGCCGCCACCGGTTCCGTCGTCCTCCTCGCGTACGGCCTGAACGACGAGCGCTGTGCCACCGTCGTCGCGCTCGACCTCACCGACGGCCGCGAACTGTGGCACACCACGGCGCCCGGCACCGCCGCGTACGACACCCTCGTCACCGGCGGTGGCCTCGGAGTCCTGCGCGACAGCACGGGCCGGGTGCGCGCCGTCGACCTGAGGACGGGCGCCTCGCGTTGGAACGCCGCCGTGCCGAAGGGCTGCGCCACCGGTTCCGTCGCCGCCGCCGAGAAGCAGGTCCTCGCCACCGTCGCCTGCGGCACCGAGGCGAAGCTCGCCGCGTTCGACCCCGCCGACGGCAAGGAGCGCTGGACCGTGCCGCTCGACGCCCGGCGGGGCGTGGCCGCGAACGCGGAGGTGCGTCTCCTGTCCGCCGAGCCCGCGGTGGTGTCCGTCGCGGACCAGGCGGACAGCGGGATGCGGGCCACCCTCGCCTTCGGACCCGACGGCCGCCCTCAGGGACGGATCGACGACATCGGCGACTACGGTTCCATCGAGGAGAGTGCGGTCGGGGGCGGGAGGCTCTTCGCGATCGCCTCGTACGAGGGAAGCCAGAGCACGTGGGAGCGGGTCGTCGCCTTCGATCTGGCGACCGGCGACCAGGTGTGGCGGGCAGACCTCGGTAACGCCGACCTGGAGCAGCTGGACGTGACGGGCGGCCGTGTGACGACCGTGAGCCTCGACAAGAAGTACGGCGACGGGCTGTACGTCTTCGACGCCGCCACCGGCGACGAGGAGGAGGACCGGGCCTTCCGCGAGCGGATGGGTCCGTCGGACGCGCTCGGCGAGCTGTTCACCCACGGGGACCGGGTCGTCGTGGTGCGCTGGGGCGCGGGGCAGCGGCCCCTTTCGGTGTACGAACGCTGGTGA
- a CDS encoding phosphatase PAP2 family protein, giving the protein MRETPRAEPPQPRPHRAVAHTPGASCSGTPHRSDGRPPHTPRGVRRSDPLGRPGTTPPVPGRPALFSALVALVVVTWQVLVHGPLARLDERVSRAVVDSVPRSLSELASDLGNMTVALPVLACAMAYAVWRGRRIAALYAGLAMALVPLLVVPLKEWTARPGPLEPWAHGYYPSGHTATAAVAYFGAAFLVSNRLIPVAALLTALTGTGLILRGFHWPLDVLASLALCVPLLTWPALAARRGPDRLTRRPDSDGPP; this is encoded by the coding sequence ATGAGAGAAACACCCCGGGCGGAGCCTCCCCAGCCCCGCCCACACCGTGCCGTCGCGCACACCCCTGGAGCCTCGTGCTCCGGAACTCCTCACCGATCGGACGGCCGCCCGCCCCACACCCCCCGGGGCGTGCGGCGATCCGATCCCCTCGGCCGCCCTGGAACCACCCCCCCTGTTCCAGGGCGGCCGGCTCTCTTCTCGGCGCTCGTCGCCCTCGTCGTCGTGACCTGGCAGGTGCTCGTCCACGGCCCCTTGGCCAGGCTCGACGAGCGGGTGTCCCGGGCCGTGGTGGACTCGGTCCCCCGGTCCCTCTCCGAACTCGCCTCCGACCTCGGCAACATGACCGTCGCCCTCCCCGTCCTCGCCTGCGCGATGGCGTACGCGGTGTGGCGCGGCCGAAGGATCGCCGCCCTGTACGCGGGCCTCGCGATGGCGCTCGTACCGCTCCTGGTGGTGCCCCTGAAGGAGTGGACGGCCCGCCCCGGCCCCCTGGAGCCCTGGGCCCACGGCTACTACCCCTCGGGCCACACGGCCACGGCTGCGGTCGCCTACTTCGGTGCCGCCTTCCTCGTCTCGAACCGGCTGATCCCGGTCGCCGCCCTCCTGACCGCGCTGACGGGAACCGGGCTGATCCTGCGCGGCTTCCACTGGCCGCTGGACGTGCTGGCCTCGCTCGCCCTGTGCGTTCCCCTGCTGACCTGGCCCGCCCTGGCGGCGCGGCGCGGACCGGACCGGCTTACCCGGCGTCCCGACTCCGACGGACCGCCGTGA
- a CDS encoding PucR family transcriptional regulator has protein sequence MPPTLASLVQHSSLKLVVRAGEDRLDTPVRWAHVSELADPVPYMEGGELLLTTALTLDAEDLEAMRRYVRRLLGAGVVGLGFAVGVNYEEIPPALLEAAREEHLPLLEVPRRTPFLAISKAVSAAISADQYRAVTAGFEAQRELTRAALAEGPEAVVARLAAHVDGWAALYDTSGTVVAASPDWAARRAARLTPDVERLRDRPAPASAVVGGTDDRVELQSLGSGRRVRGALAVGTGAPLGTAERYAVHSAIALLTLTTERSRSLQAAEQRLGEAVLKMMLAGQPDHARAVAGDVYGGLLDAPFRLLVAEPAGGDPTGEPALQVLAEALESAAARAGEAVLTVPESEQRLVVLAGDAGAVVAACEGYAERDAEESGVTIGLSAPAGPITAAAAYKQAEQALSVARRRGKALVEHEDLAAGSVLPLLADDAVRAFADGMLRALRDHDATGRGDLVASLRAWLSRHGQWDAAAADLGVHRHTLRYRMRRVEEILGRSLDDPDVRMELWLALKATGEGTE, from the coding sequence ATGCCGCCCACCCTCGCCTCGCTCGTCCAGCACTCCTCGCTGAAGCTCGTCGTCCGGGCCGGTGAGGACCGCCTGGACACCCCTGTCCGCTGGGCGCACGTCAGCGAGCTCGCCGACCCCGTCCCGTACATGGAGGGCGGCGAACTCCTCCTCACCACCGCGCTCACCCTCGACGCCGAGGACCTGGAGGCGATGCGCCGCTACGTGCGGCGGCTGCTCGGCGCCGGTGTCGTCGGGCTCGGCTTCGCCGTGGGCGTCAACTACGAGGAGATCCCGCCGGCCCTGCTCGAAGCGGCCCGCGAGGAGCATCTGCCCCTCCTCGAAGTGCCCCGCCGGACCCCCTTCCTAGCCATCAGCAAGGCCGTGTCCGCGGCCATCTCCGCCGACCAGTACCGGGCCGTCACCGCCGGTTTCGAGGCACAGCGCGAGCTGACCCGCGCCGCGCTCGCCGAGGGCCCCGAGGCCGTCGTCGCCCGGCTCGCCGCGCACGTCGACGGCTGGGCCGCCCTCTACGACACCTCCGGCACCGTCGTCGCCGCCTCACCCGACTGGGCGGCGCGCCGGGCCGCCCGTCTCACCCCCGACGTGGAGCGGCTGCGCGACCGGCCCGCACCCGCCAGCGCCGTCGTCGGCGGTACGGACGACCGCGTCGAACTCCAGTCGCTCGGCTCCGGACGCCGCGTCCGGGGCGCCCTCGCGGTCGGTACCGGTGCGCCCCTCGGGACGGCCGAGCGGTACGCCGTGCACTCGGCGATCGCCCTGCTCACCCTCACGACGGAGCGTTCCCGTTCGCTGCAGGCGGCCGAACAGCGGCTCGGCGAGGCGGTCCTGAAGATGATGCTCGCGGGCCAGCCGGACCACGCGCGCGCGGTGGCCGGTGATGTGTACGGCGGGCTCCTCGACGCCCCCTTCCGGCTGCTCGTCGCGGAACCCGCCGGGGGCGACCCGACCGGCGAACCGGCCCTGCAGGTGCTCGCCGAGGCCCTGGAGTCGGCGGCCGCACGGGCGGGCGAGGCGGTGCTCACCGTCCCCGAGAGCGAGCAGCGGCTCGTCGTCCTCGCCGGGGACGCGGGCGCGGTCGTCGCCGCCTGCGAGGGGTACGCGGAACGGGACGCGGAGGAGTCCGGCGTCACCATCGGCCTCTCGGCCCCCGCCGGACCGATCACGGCCGCCGCGGCGTACAAGCAGGCGGAACAGGCGCTCTCGGTGGCGAGGCGGCGGGGCAAGGCGCTGGTCGAGCACGAGGACCTCGCGGCGGGCTCGGTCCTGCCCCTCCTCGCCGACGACGCCGTCCGCGCCTTCGCCGACGGGATGCTGCGCGCGCTGCGGGACCACGACGCGACGGGCCGCGGCGACCTGGTCGCCTCCCTGCGCGCCTGGCTCTCCCGGCACGGCCAGTGGGACGCGGCGGCGGCCGACCTGGGCGTCCACCGGCACACCCTGCGCTACCGGATGCGGCGGGTGGAGGAGATCCTCGGCCGCTCCCTCGACGACCCGGACGTACGCATGGAGCTGTGGCTGGCGCTGAAGGCGACGGGGGAGGGCACGGAGTAG
- a CDS encoding EamA family transporter, whose product MTSPAVDPAPEAPPATTEPRTEAPATPAVPVRRITGAVWAALGIVYVVWGSTYLGIRIVVETMPPFLSSGARFVTAGLLLAGIIAWRQGPAALKVNRRQLGSAVLVGLLLIPGGNGLVVLAETSIPSGLAALLISVVPAWVVVMKAATGQRPSAGGVAGVLLGLAGLAVLTLPGLSGDVKVVGVVLVVVATLMWSVGSFSSARLPMPANPFTASAYEMVVGGLAGVAIGLVRGEQHGLDLAEISTRSWAALAYLIVFGSLLAFTAYAWLLQAAPLSLVATYAYVNPVVAVALGALVLNEALSWPIVLGGAIVVGGVCLIVSTERRG is encoded by the coding sequence ATGACAAGCCCCGCCGTCGATCCGGCCCCCGAGGCACCCCCGGCCACCACCGAGCCCCGTACCGAGGCTCCCGCCACTCCCGCCGTTCCCGTCCGTCGGATCACCGGGGCCGTGTGGGCCGCGCTCGGCATCGTGTACGTCGTCTGGGGCTCCACGTACCTCGGCATCCGGATCGTCGTCGAGACGATGCCGCCGTTCCTCTCCTCGGGCGCCCGCTTCGTCACCGCCGGTCTGCTCCTCGCCGGGATCATCGCCTGGCGCCAGGGGCCCGCAGCCCTCAAGGTCAACCGTCGGCAGCTCGGTTCGGCCGTGCTCGTCGGTCTGCTCCTGATCCCCGGCGGCAACGGCCTCGTCGTCCTCGCCGAGACCTCCATACCCTCCGGCCTGGCCGCCCTGCTGATCTCCGTCGTCCCGGCCTGGGTCGTCGTCATGAAGGCCGCGACCGGCCAGCGGCCGAGCGCAGGCGGGGTCGCCGGTGTGCTTCTGGGGCTCGCGGGGCTCGCCGTGCTGACCCTGCCGGGTCTCAGCGGTGACGTGAAGGTCGTCGGGGTCGTCCTCGTCGTGGTCGCGACCCTGATGTGGTCCGTCGGTTCGTTCTCCTCCGCGCGCCTCCCGATGCCCGCGAACCCCTTCACGGCCAGTGCGTACGAGATGGTCGTGGGCGGTCTCGCCGGCGTGGCCATCGGTCTGGTCCGGGGCGAGCAGCACGGTCTCGACCTGGCGGAGATCTCGACCCGTTCCTGGGCCGCGCTCGCCTATCTGATCGTCTTCGGCTCGCTGCTGGCCTTCACGGCGTACGCCTGGCTCCTCCAGGCCGCACCGCTCTCCCTCGTCGCCACCTACGCGTACGTGAACCCCGTCGTCGCGGTCGCCCTGGGCGCCCTCGTCCTCAACGAGGCCCTGTCGTGGCCCATCGTCCTCGGCGGCGCGATCGTCGTCGGCGGAGTCTGTCTGATCGTGTCCACGGAGCGGCGCGGGTGA
- the gabT gene encoding 4-aminobutyrate--2-oxoglutarate transaminase, with protein sequence MNAVPQERRIVTAIPGPKSQELQARRLDTVAGGVGSTLPVFTKRAGGGIIEDVDGNRLIDFGSGIAVTSVGASAEAVVRRASAQLQDFTHTCFMVTPYEGYVEVCEALAELTPGDHAKKSALFNSGAEAVENAVKIARSYTKRQAVVVFDHGYHGRTNLTMALTSKNMPYKQGFGPFAPEVYRVPVAYGYRWPTGAENCGPEAAAQAIDNITKQIGADNVAAIIIEPVLGEGGFIEPAKGFLPAIVKFANDNGIVFVADEIQSGFCRTGQWFACEDEGIVPDLITTAKGIAGGLPLAAVTGRAEIMDSVHGGGLGGTYGGNPVACAGALGSIETMKELDLNAKAKNIESIMKARLTAMAEKFDAIGDIRGRGAMIAIELVKDRATKEPNPEAAGALAKACHAEGVLVLTCGTYGNVLRFLPPLVIGDDLLNEGLDVLEGALAQI encoded by the coding sequence ATGAACGCTGTCCCGCAGGAGCGGCGCATCGTCACCGCCATCCCCGGTCCGAAGTCGCAGGAGCTTCAGGCCCGCCGTCTCGACACGGTCGCCGGTGGCGTGGGCTCCACGCTCCCCGTCTTCACGAAGCGGGCCGGTGGCGGCATCATCGAGGACGTCGACGGCAACCGTCTGATCGACTTCGGTTCCGGCATCGCCGTGACCTCGGTCGGCGCCTCCGCCGAGGCCGTCGTGCGCCGCGCCTCCGCGCAGCTGCAGGACTTCACCCACACCTGTTTCATGGTGACGCCGTACGAGGGGTACGTGGAGGTCTGCGAGGCGCTCGCCGAGCTGACCCCGGGCGACCACGCCAAGAAGTCCGCGCTGTTCAACTCCGGCGCCGAGGCCGTCGAGAACGCCGTCAAGATCGCCCGCTCGTACACCAAGCGCCAGGCCGTCGTCGTCTTCGACCACGGCTACCACGGCCGTACGAACCTCACGATGGCGCTGACGTCGAAGAACATGCCGTACAAGCAGGGCTTCGGTCCGTTCGCCCCCGAGGTCTACCGCGTGCCGGTGGCCTACGGCTACCGCTGGCCCACCGGTGCCGAGAACTGCGGCCCCGAGGCCGCCGCCCAGGCGATCGACAACATCACCAAGCAGATCGGCGCCGACAACGTCGCCGCGATCATCATCGAGCCGGTCCTCGGCGAGGGCGGCTTCATCGAGCCGGCCAAGGGCTTCCTGCCGGCGATCGTGAAGTTCGCCAACGACAACGGCATCGTCTTCGTCGCCGACGAGATCCAGTCCGGCTTCTGCCGTACCGGCCAGTGGTTCGCATGCGAGGACGAGGGCATCGTCCCGGACCTCATCACCACCGCCAAGGGCATCGCGGGCGGTCTGCCGCTCGCCGCCGTCACCGGCCGCGCCGAGATCATGGACTCCGTCCACGGCGGCGGTCTGGGCGGCACCTACGGCGGCAACCCGGTGGCCTGCGCCGGCGCGCTCGGCTCCATCGAGACCATGAAGGAGCTCGACCTCAACGCCAAGGCGAAGAACATCGAGTCCATCATGAAGGCCCGACTGACGGCGATGGCCGAGAAGTTCGACGCCATCGGTGACATCCGCGGCCGCGGCGCCATGATCGCCATCGAGCTGGTCAAGGACCGCGCGACCAAGGAGCCGAACCCGGAGGCCGCGGGCGCGCTCGCGAAGGCCTGCCACGCCGAGGGTGTGCTGGTCCTGACCTGTGGCACCTACGGCAACGTGCTGCGCTTCCTGCCGCCGCTCGTCATCGGCGACGACCTGCTCAACGAGGGCCTCGACGTCCTCGAGGGCGCGCTCGCCCAGATCTGA